In a genomic window of Myotis daubentonii chromosome X, mMyoDau2.1, whole genome shotgun sequence:
- the LOC132224998 gene encoding huntingtin-interacting protein M-like, with translation MSQNQSPANSTKTPDHDLTAELQSPLTYVDRLLQNNQQNQDQSSGANDLVMVMLDSLTDYIVEMVGMEVNNQRAPSAPSAPSVPSAPTAEPEAERAANSHEVPPRYRDAAFTLFDPKRASRRG, from the coding sequence ATGTCACAAAATCAAAGCCCTGCGAACTCCACCAAGACTCCAGACCACGATTTAACCGCCGAGTTGCAGTCTCCTTTGACCTACGTGGATCGCCTTCTTCAAAACAATCAACAGAATCAAGATCAAAGTTCCGGCGCAAATGACTTGGTTATGGTCATGCTCGACTCCCTGACGGACTACATCGTGGAGATGGTGGGCATGGAGGTCAACAACCAACGTGCGCCAAGTGCTCCAAGTGCGCCAAGTGTGCCCAGTGCGCCGACTGCCGAGCCAGAGGCGGAGAGGGCAGCCAACAGCCATGAAGTGCCGCCGCGCTACCGTGATGCAGCCTTCACTCTGTTCGACCCAAAGCGTGCATCTAGAAGAGGCTGA